In a genomic window of Mycolicibacillus parakoreensis:
- a CDS encoding acyl-CoA dehydrogenase family protein, with the protein MDFTLPDHLPALLAEMDTFIDTEIAPLQADHMQYFDHRREFARTDLDNGGTPARAWEDLLDEMRRRADRAGWLRYSLPSSLGGRDGTNLDMAVIREHLAHKGLGLHNDLQDESSIVGNFPQVIMMERFGTAAQRAQWSEALITGERSMAFGLTEPDHGSDATWLETTAVRDGDTWVINGTKRFNTGVHRASHDLIFARTSGEPGSATGITAFLVPTDAPGFSVPFYWWTFNMPSDHGEVALRDVAVPADAVLGEVDRGLEVAQTFLHENRIRQAASSLGAAQYCIDRAADYARERVVFGKPLARNQAVQWPLAELATEAQMVRLLVYYAAWHLDRDHHLEVSDKVAMANYRANRLVCNAADQAMQTFGGLGYSRHEPFEHIYRHHRRYRITEGTEEIQIRRVAQRLFGFDKRRR; encoded by the coding sequence GTGGATTTCACCCTGCCCGACCATCTGCCCGCGCTGCTGGCCGAGATGGACACGTTCATCGACACTGAGATCGCCCCGCTGCAGGCCGACCACATGCAGTATTTCGACCACCGCCGCGAGTTCGCCCGCACCGACCTCGACAACGGCGGAACCCCGGCACGCGCATGGGAGGACCTGCTCGACGAGATGCGCCGACGCGCCGACCGGGCGGGGTGGCTGCGCTACAGTCTGCCGTCGTCGCTGGGCGGCCGCGACGGCACCAACCTGGACATGGCGGTCATCCGCGAACACCTGGCGCACAAGGGCCTCGGGCTGCACAACGACCTGCAGGACGAGTCGTCGATCGTGGGCAACTTCCCCCAGGTGATCATGATGGAACGCTTCGGCACCGCCGCGCAGCGCGCGCAATGGTCGGAGGCCCTGATCACCGGGGAGCGCTCGATGGCGTTCGGGCTCACCGAACCCGACCACGGTTCGGACGCCACCTGGCTGGAGACCACCGCGGTGCGCGACGGCGACACCTGGGTGATCAACGGCACCAAACGGTTCAACACCGGCGTGCACCGCGCCAGCCACGACCTGATCTTCGCCCGCACCTCCGGTGAGCCCGGGTCGGCCACCGGGATCACCGCGTTTCTGGTGCCCACCGACGCCCCCGGTTTCAGCGTGCCGTTCTACTGGTGGACCTTCAACATGCCCAGCGACCACGGTGAGGTCGCGCTGCGCGACGTCGCCGTGCCGGCCGACGCGGTGCTCGGCGAGGTGGACCGCGGTCTGGAGGTCGCCCAGACCTTCCTGCACGAAAACCGGATCCGGCAGGCGGCCTCCAGCCTGGGCGCCGCCCAGTACTGCATCGACCGGGCCGCCGACTACGCCCGCGAGCGGGTGGTGTTCGGCAAACCGCTGGCCCGCAACCAGGCGGTGCAGTGGCCGCTGGCCGAGCTGGCCACCGAGGCGCAGATGGTGCGCCTGCTGGTGTACTACGCGGCCTGGCACCTCGACCGCGACCACCACCTGGAGGTCTCCGACAAGGTGGCGATGGCCAACTACCGGGCCAACCGACTGGTGTGCAACGCCGCCGACCAGGCCATGCAGACCTTCGGCGGGCTCGGCTACAGCCGCCACGAGCCCTTCGAGCACATCTACCGCCACCATCGCCGCTACCGCATCACCGAGGGCACCGAGGAGATCCAGATCCGCCGGGTGGCCCAGCGGCTGTTCGGTTTCGACAAGCGGCGCCGATGA
- a CDS encoding Rv3143 family two-component system response regulator, giving the protein MPPVPPPAAAPLRVLVYSDDARTRTQVTTALGTRLHPDLPELRFTEVATEPVVIREVDAGGIDLAILDGEATPAGGMGIAKQLKDEVDPCPPIVVLTGRPDDAWLAKWSRAELAVPHPIDPITLSGAVLELLRAR; this is encoded by the coding sequence ATTCCCCCCGTGCCCCCACCCGCCGCCGCGCCGCTGCGCGTCCTGGTCTACAGCGACGACGCGCGGACCCGCACGCAGGTGACCACGGCGCTGGGCACCCGGCTGCACCCGGATCTGCCCGAGCTGCGGTTCACCGAGGTGGCCACCGAACCGGTGGTAATCCGCGAGGTCGACGCCGGCGGCATCGACCTCGCCATCCTCGACGGGGAGGCCACCCCGGCCGGCGGCATGGGCATCGCCAAGCAGCTCAAAGACGAGGTCGACCCGTGCCCGCCGATCGTGGTGCTCACCGGCCGCCCCGACGATGCGTGGCTGGCGAAATGGTCGCGCGCCGAGCTCGCCGTCCCCCACCCGATCGACCCGATCACGCTCAGCGGCGCGGTGTTGGAGCTGCTGCGCGCGCGGTGA
- a CDS encoding NADH-quinone oxidoreductase subunit A, whose protein sequence is MTLYTPILVLAALAAAFAVVSVVAARLVGPSRYNRAKLEAYECGIEPVDQPVGVPHAASGQRFPIKYYLTAMLFIVFDIEIVFLYPWAVAYDQLGVFALVEMTLFVAVVFAAYAYVWRRGGLSWD, encoded by the coding sequence ATGACCCTCTACACCCCGATCCTGGTTCTTGCGGCGCTGGCCGCGGCGTTCGCGGTGGTGTCGGTGGTCGCGGCCCGACTGGTGGGCCCGTCGCGCTACAACCGGGCGAAACTCGAGGCCTACGAGTGCGGCATCGAACCGGTCGACCAGCCGGTGGGCGTACCGCACGCCGCGTCGGGGCAGCGTTTTCCGATCAAGTACTACCTGACCGCGATGCTGTTCATCGTCTTCGACATCGAGATCGTCTTTCTCTATCCGTGGGCGGTCGCCTACGACCAACTGGGGGTGTTCGCGCTGGTCGAGATGACGCTGTTCGTCGCGGTGGTGTTCGCCGCCTACGCCTATGTGTGGCGCCGCGGCGGGCTGAGTTGGGACTGA
- a CDS encoding TetR/AcrR family transcriptional regulator: protein MPAPTLSTKGRQTRSALEQSARKLFAERGFHGTTLADITTAAGRSPAVFYRYFTDKEDLLAALAESFLHDVVAPSSLTVALPESPSDTEFFTATVTAYWNTFKQHIGIMIAVAQLAATQQRFAAVQNEFRRFGMDIVAASVRHAQTQGYGQDLDPEPTAAAIALLFENFTTVFAGSSSLGVSVSDAEAVTTLATIWKKTLYGG, encoded by the coding sequence ATGCCCGCACCCACCCTGAGCACCAAGGGCCGACAGACTCGATCGGCTCTGGAACAATCCGCACGTAAACTCTTCGCCGAAAGAGGTTTTCACGGAACGACGCTGGCGGACATCACCACGGCGGCCGGGCGTTCACCGGCGGTGTTCTACCGGTACTTCACCGACAAGGAAGACCTGCTGGCTGCGCTCGCCGAATCGTTCCTGCACGACGTCGTCGCCCCCTCGAGCCTGACCGTGGCCCTACCGGAATCCCCCTCCGACACCGAGTTTTTCACTGCGACCGTCACCGCCTACTGGAACACCTTCAAACAACACATTGGGATCATGATCGCGGTGGCGCAGTTGGCGGCCACCCAGCAGCGGTTCGCCGCGGTGCAAAACGAGTTCCGCCGGTTCGGCATGGACATCGTCGCCGCCTCGGTGCGCCACGCCCAGACGCAGGGCTACGGTCAAGATCTCGATCCCGAACCGACCGCCGCGGCGATCGCGCTGCTGTTCGAGAACTTCACCACCGTCTTCGCCGGGTCGTCGAGCCTCGGCGTGTCGGTCAGCGACGCCGAAGCGGTGACGACCCTGGCCACCATCTGGAAGAAGACCCTGTACGGCGGCTAA
- a CDS encoding DUF6285 domain-containing protein, whose translation MSAGPYGRPTAAELVEAVIEFLTTEVAAATTGAVAFHTRVAANALRIVERELREGAAGADAASAALGGLGFDEESALAAAVRAGHFDERGEELTAALLTLVRHRLAVAHPGYTDDQPGTHTEHRPRSAPGQ comes from the coding sequence ATGAGCGCGGGGCCCTACGGTCGGCCGACCGCCGCCGAACTGGTCGAGGCGGTGATCGAATTCCTCACCACCGAGGTGGCGGCGGCCACCACCGGCGCGGTCGCCTTCCACACCCGGGTGGCCGCCAACGCCCTGCGCATCGTGGAGCGCGAACTGCGCGAGGGAGCCGCCGGCGCCGACGCCGCGTCCGCGGCGCTGGGCGGGCTCGGATTCGATGAGGAGTCCGCGTTGGCCGCCGCGGTGCGCGCCGGGCACTTCGATGAGCGCGGTGAGGAACTCACCGCGGCGCTGCTCACCCTGGTGCGTCACCGGCTGGCGGTGGCCCACCCCGGCTACACCGACGACCAACCCGGCACGCACACCGAACACCGGCCACGATCGGCCCCGGGGCAGTAG
- a CDS encoding NADH-quinone oxidoreductase subunit C: MSGPDEHGTDPARPRGAESGEVIGVRRGMFGASGTPDTSGYGKLVQEIEFPGRSPRPYGGYFDEVVDALAEALQRNDVHLDDAVETVVVYRGELTLYIVREHLVTVARLLRDEPDLRFELSLGVSGVHYPDDPDRELHAVYPLKSITHNRRIQLEVVAPDNDPHIPSLFSVYPTCDWHERETYDFFGIVFDGHPSLTRIQMPDDWHGHPQRKDYPLGGIPVEYKGAQIPPPDQRRAYT, from the coding sequence GTGAGCGGCCCCGACGAGCACGGCACCGATCCTGCCCGGCCGCGCGGCGCCGAGAGCGGCGAGGTGATCGGGGTGCGCCGCGGCATGTTCGGCGCCTCCGGCACCCCGGATACGTCCGGCTACGGCAAGCTGGTCCAGGAGATCGAATTCCCCGGGCGCAGCCCGCGACCCTACGGCGGCTACTTCGATGAGGTGGTCGACGCCCTCGCCGAGGCCCTGCAGCGCAACGACGTCCATCTCGATGACGCCGTCGAGACGGTCGTCGTCTACCGCGGTGAGCTCACCCTCTACATCGTTCGTGAACACCTGGTGACGGTGGCTCGGCTGCTGCGCGACGAACCCGACCTGCGATTCGAGTTGAGCCTGGGCGTCTCCGGAGTGCACTACCCCGACGACCCCGACCGGGAACTGCACGCGGTGTATCCGTTGAAGTCGATCACCCACAACCGTCGTATCCAGCTGGAAGTCGTTGCCCCCGACAACGATCCCCATATCCCGTCGCTGTTCTCGGTCTACCCGACCTGCGACTGGCACGAGCGGGAGACCTACGACTTCTTCGGCATCGTCTTCGACGGCCATCCGTCGCTGACCCGCATCCAGATGCCCGACGACTGGCACGGCCACCCACAGCGCAAGGACTATCCGCTCGGTGGGATCCCGGTGGAGTACAAGGGGGCCCAGATCCCGCCGCCCGACCAGCGGAGGGCCTACACCTGA
- a CDS encoding hydroxymethylglutaryl-CoA lyase, whose amino-acid sequence MTTTATTTATTTATALPRRVTIREVALRDGLQNEKPVALSAKLDLLAAIAATGVTEVEATAFVSPSKVPAMADAAEMAEALTSFPDIAFSALVASPNGARRAIAAGLNDVQFVVAATDEFSRANVGRSSAEAVAQIAEITAIAHDADTTVEVIVATSWDCPFAGPTPPSRVVDIAAAAREAGVDRLAIADTIGTTSPRRVSTLIDALRPVIADLPLGAHFHNTRGAGLASAYAAVTAGVTRLDASVGGLGGCPFAPGATGNIATEDLVYLLRDSGVDTGIDLDAAIHAADVARRVVDHDLPSALLRAGDRRRE is encoded by the coding sequence ATGACCACCACAGCGACCACCACAGCGACCACCACAGCGACAGCGTTGCCCCGCCGCGTCACGATCCGCGAGGTGGCGCTGCGCGACGGGCTGCAGAACGAGAAACCGGTGGCGCTGTCCGCCAAACTCGACCTGTTGGCCGCGATCGCGGCGACCGGGGTCACCGAGGTGGAGGCCACCGCGTTCGTCTCCCCGTCGAAGGTGCCCGCGATGGCCGACGCCGCGGAGATGGCCGAGGCACTCACCTCCTTTCCCGACATCGCGTTCTCGGCGCTGGTCGCCAGCCCCAACGGGGCGCGTCGCGCGATCGCCGCAGGCCTGAACGACGTGCAGTTCGTGGTGGCGGCCACCGACGAGTTCAGCCGGGCCAACGTGGGACGCTCCAGCGCCGAGGCCGTCGCCCAGATCGCGGAGATCACCGCGATCGCCCACGACGCCGACACCACCGTCGAGGTGATCGTCGCGACCTCGTGGGACTGCCCGTTCGCGGGCCCCACCCCCCCGTCGCGGGTGGTCGACATCGCCGCCGCGGCCCGCGAGGCCGGGGTGGACCGACTCGCGATCGCCGACACCATCGGCACCACCAGCCCGCGGCGGGTGAGCACACTGATCGACGCGCTGCGCCCGGTCATCGCCGACCTGCCGCTGGGGGCCCATTTCCACAACACCCGCGGCGCCGGCCTGGCCAGCGCCTACGCCGCGGTCACGGCCGGGGTGACCCGGCTGGATGCCTCGGTCGGCGGGCTGGGCGGGTGCCCGTTCGCCCCCGGAGCCACCGGCAACATCGCCACCGAGGATCTGGTGTATCTGCTGCGCGACAGCGGAGTCGACACCGGAATCGATCTCGACGCCGCGATCCACGCCGCCGACGTCGCCCGCCGGGTCGTCGACCACGACCTGCCCAGCGCACTGCTGCGGGCCGGGGACCGGCGTCGAGAGTAG
- a CDS encoding homogentisate 1,2-dioxygenase, giving the protein MESFVHLRKGTTPRRLHADLEGLKDDELGRGGFVGRTANLYRRHDPTAYRAEGPLRPVDVLTDQLGPTDAEDPAGTPLRLFHNADCQLSLSRRAAAMPFFIRYVDGDLLCFVHAGTGVLQTEFGPLPYRTGDWVYLPKATTWRQLPDAATTLLMIQATDEFRVPPAGPLGRHFPFDPSQVSIPDPAPCDDEPIAAGREDYPVRLVHDGGPTTLHYRHHPLDVEGWRGDNFAFTFNIADYNVITSDSVHLPPTVHLFMQATGVYVMNFLPKRAENVPGTERTPWYHRNVDYDEIAFFHGGSLNGIPMPPGLISHAPQGVHHGAPEAARERSRRKFDEYDRVDWQVIAVDTRRRLTPAPEILANDLGQHA; this is encoded by the coding sequence ATGGAATCCTTCGTCCACCTGCGTAAAGGCACCACACCGCGGCGCCTGCACGCCGACCTCGAGGGACTCAAAGACGACGAACTGGGCCGCGGTGGCTTCGTCGGGCGCACCGCCAACCTCTACCGCCGCCACGACCCGACCGCCTACCGTGCCGAGGGCCCCCTGCGCCCGGTCGACGTGCTCACCGATCAACTCGGCCCCACCGACGCCGAGGACCCGGCGGGCACCCCGCTGCGGTTGTTCCACAACGCCGACTGCCAGCTCTCGCTGTCGCGCCGCGCCGCGGCCATGCCGTTTTTCATCCGCTACGTCGACGGCGACCTGCTGTGCTTCGTCCACGCCGGAACCGGGGTGCTGCAGACCGAATTCGGGCCGCTGCCCTACCGGACCGGCGACTGGGTCTACCTGCCCAAGGCGACCACCTGGCGCCAGCTGCCCGACGCCGCGACGACCCTGCTGATGATCCAGGCCACCGACGAGTTCCGCGTGCCCCCGGCGGGTCCGCTGGGCCGGCACTTCCCGTTCGACCCGTCGCAGGTGTCGATCCCCGACCCCGCCCCGTGCGACGACGAGCCGATCGCGGCGGGCCGCGAGGACTATCCGGTACGACTGGTCCACGACGGCGGACCGACCACGCTGCACTACCGGCACCACCCCCTCGACGTCGAAGGTTGGCGCGGCGACAACTTCGCATTCACCTTCAACATCGCCGACTACAACGTGATCACCTCCGACTCGGTGCACCTGCCGCCGACCGTGCACCTGTTCATGCAGGCCACCGGAGTGTATGTGATGAACTTCCTGCCCAAACGCGCCGAGAACGTGCCCGGAACCGAGCGCACCCCGTGGTATCACCGCAATGTCGACTACGACGAGATCGCGTTCTTCCACGGCGGCTCGCTCAACGGCATCCCGATGCCACCCGGGCTGATCAGCCACGCGCCGCAGGGCGTGCACCACGGCGCGCCGGAAGCAGCCCGCGAGCGTTCCCGCCGCAAGTTCGACGAGTACGACCGCGTCGACTGGCAGGTGATCGCGGTGGACACCCGCCGCCGCCTGACCCCCGCCCCCGAAATCCTCGCCAACGACCTGGGACAACACGCATGA
- a CDS encoding phosphotransferase family protein gives MTRADEQTEHLRAALPGVLAPTLGAVEVNDLRALSGGASRSTWAFDAVGADGRRALILRSGAGDDLHASMELEAAVQTAAAAAGAPVPQILAADNSPTALGEPYLICAAVPGETIVRRIFRQLDAAPQQGGTGRQRLLRQCAEALAAIHRADTAALGDQAPDPLALWRAELDAVTRPDEATAPFEWVFRWLATHRPPDGPARLVHGDFRMGNLIVDGAQLTAVLDWELVHLGQPAADLAWFCIRAWRFGAPAHQGAGGLGSIEEFLTAYEAAGGAPVDRTAFHWWLVLATLRWGIICRYQAHRHLSGRARSVELATIGRRVAETEWDLLTLLQEAHR, from the coding sequence ATGACCCGCGCCGACGAGCAGACCGAACACCTGCGCGCGGCGCTGCCGGGCGTGCTGGCCCCGACCCTCGGCGCCGTCGAGGTGAACGACCTGCGCGCGCTCTCCGGCGGGGCCAGCCGCAGCACCTGGGCGTTCGACGCGGTCGGCGCCGACGGCCGGCGCGCGCTGATCCTGCGCAGCGGCGCCGGCGACGATCTGCACGCCTCGATGGAGCTGGAGGCCGCCGTGCAGACCGCCGCCGCGGCCGCCGGGGCGCCGGTCCCGCAGATCCTGGCGGCCGACAACTCCCCGACCGCCCTGGGTGAGCCGTATCTGATCTGCGCGGCGGTGCCCGGCGAGACCATCGTGCGCCGGATCTTCCGCCAACTCGACGCCGCACCGCAGCAGGGCGGCACCGGTCGTCAACGGCTGTTGCGGCAGTGCGCCGAGGCGCTCGCGGCGATCCACCGCGCCGACACCGCCGCGCTCGGCGACCAAGCCCCCGACCCGCTGGCGCTGTGGCGCGCGGAGTTGGACGCGGTGACCCGTCCCGACGAGGCCACCGCCCCGTTCGAGTGGGTGTTTCGCTGGCTGGCCACACACCGCCCACCGGACGGGCCGGCCCGGCTGGTGCACGGGGACTTCCGGATGGGCAACCTCATCGTCGACGGCGCGCAGTTGACCGCCGTATTGGACTGGGAGTTGGTGCATCTGGGCCAACCCGCAGCCGATCTGGCCTGGTTCTGCATCCGGGCCTGGCGGTTCGGAGCCCCGGCGCACCAGGGTGCGGGCGGGCTCGGCAGCATCGAGGAGTTCCTCACCGCCTACGAGGCGGCCGGCGGCGCCCCGGTGGACCGAACGGCGTTCCACTGGTGGCTGGTCTTGGCCACCCTGCGCTGGGGCATCATCTGCCGCTACCAGGCCCACCGGCACCTCAGCGGGCGGGCCCGCTCGGTCGAGTTGGCCACGATCGGGCGTCGGGTGGCCGAAACCGAATGGGATCTTCTGACCCTGCTGCAGGAGGCGCACCGATGA
- a CDS encoding NuoB/complex I 20 kDa subunit family protein, whose translation MGLEEQLPSGLLLSTVESLAGYFRTGSLWPATFGLACCAIEMMSTMAPDYDLSRFGMEVFRASPRQADLMIVAGRVSQKMAPVLRQIYDQMVEPKWVLSMGVCASSGGMFNNYAIVQGVDHVVPVDIYLPGCPPRPEMLMYAILKLHEKIRETPLGVNRERAIAETEQAALSAPSTWQMKGLLR comes from the coding sequence ATGGGCCTGGAGGAGCAACTGCCCAGCGGTCTGCTGCTGTCCACCGTGGAATCGCTGGCGGGATACTTCCGCACCGGTTCGCTGTGGCCGGCGACATTCGGGCTGGCGTGTTGCGCGATCGAGATGATGTCGACGATGGCGCCCGACTATGACCTGTCCCGCTTCGGCATGGAGGTGTTTCGGGCCTCGCCGCGCCAGGCCGACCTGATGATCGTGGCCGGCCGGGTCAGCCAGAAGATGGCACCGGTACTGCGCCAGATCTACGACCAGATGGTCGAGCCCAAGTGGGTGCTGTCGATGGGCGTGTGCGCCTCCTCCGGCGGGATGTTCAACAACTACGCGATCGTGCAGGGCGTCGACCACGTCGTCCCGGTCGATATCTATCTGCCGGGCTGCCCGCCGCGCCCGGAGATGTTGATGTACGCCATCCTCAAGCTCCACGAGAAGATCCGGGAGACGCCGTTGGGGGTCAACCGGGAACGCGCGATCGCCGAGACCGAACAGGCCGCGCTCTCCGCGCCGTCGACCTGGCAGATGAAGGGGTTGTTGCGGTGA
- a CDS encoding alpha/beta hydrolase, with amino-acid sequence MSTPVKHDYDRIPYLVAYQNTSGVRDVYGGIAELVVLESYLLKPTDHPSDTVLMFMHPIGGGAYLPMINALARAGHHVIYCNSRFRGTDSALQMEKVVQDLGEAIKDAKNRLGYTKVVLAGWSGGGSLSMFYQQQAHNPTVTASPSGDGPDLTRLGLIPADGIMLLAAHISRHGTLTEWLDASILDETDPTKRDPELDLYNPDNPNQPPYSEEFLTRYRAAQIARNRRITAWVKDKLAELKSAGRNDEEFGFVVHGTMADPRWLDPTVDPNERTPGTCYLGDPRVVNMSPIGLGRFCSLRSWLSQWSYDDANGDGIECGKDIAVPALVIGNLADDACTPSHTRRLYEGIAHQDKEIHEIPGANHYYAGPDQRDTLRQAVGIVTDWLTRHGFATDTAGSA; translated from the coding sequence ATGAGCACACCGGTGAAACACGACTACGACCGCATCCCGTACCTGGTGGCCTACCAGAACACCTCCGGGGTGCGCGATGTCTACGGCGGCATCGCCGAACTGGTGGTGCTGGAGAGCTATCTACTCAAACCGACAGACCACCCCAGCGACACCGTGCTGATGTTCATGCACCCGATCGGCGGCGGCGCATACCTGCCGATGATCAACGCGCTGGCCCGCGCCGGTCACCATGTCATCTACTGCAACAGCCGTTTTCGCGGCACCGACTCCGCACTGCAGATGGAGAAGGTCGTCCAGGACCTCGGTGAGGCGATCAAGGACGCCAAGAACCGGCTCGGCTACACCAAGGTGGTGCTGGCCGGCTGGAGCGGCGGCGGATCGCTGTCGATGTTCTACCAGCAGCAGGCGCACAACCCGACCGTGACCGCCAGCCCGTCCGGCGACGGGCCGGACCTCACGCGCCTCGGTCTGATCCCCGCCGACGGCATCATGCTGCTGGCCGCCCACATCAGCCGCCACGGCACGCTCACCGAGTGGCTCGACGCCTCCATCCTCGACGAAACCGATCCGACCAAACGCGACCCGGAACTGGACCTGTACAACCCGGACAACCCCAACCAGCCGCCATACAGCGAGGAGTTCCTCACCCGGTACCGGGCCGCCCAGATCGCACGCAACCGACGCATCACCGCCTGGGTGAAAGACAAACTCGCCGAACTGAAGTCGGCCGGCCGCAACGACGAGGAGTTCGGTTTCGTCGTGCACGGCACCATGGCCGACCCGCGCTGGTTGGACCCGACCGTCGACCCCAACGAACGCACACCGGGGACCTGCTATCTCGGTGACCCGCGGGTGGTCAACATGAGCCCGATCGGGCTGGGCCGATTCTGTTCGCTGCGCAGCTGGCTGTCGCAGTGGAGCTACGACGACGCCAACGGCGACGGCATCGAATGCGGCAAAGACATCGCGGTTCCGGCACTGGTGATCGGCAACCTCGCCGACGACGCCTGCACCCCCAGCCACACCCGCCGGCTCTATGAGGGGATCGCCCATCAGGACAAGGAGATCCACGAGATCCCGGGCGCCAACCACTACTACGCGGGCCCCGACCAACGCGACACGCTGCGCCAGGCGGTGGGCATCGTCACCGACTGGCTCACTCGCCATGGGTTCGCCACCGACACGGCGGGCTCGGCGTGA
- a CDS encoding CaiB/BaiF CoA transferase family protein, translated as MSAPGALDGIRVLELGTLISGPFAGRLLGDMGAEVIKIELPGKPDPLRTWGQAERDGQHFFWTVHARNKKAATLDLRHPRGRRLFLQLVTESDVIVENFRPGTLERWDLGYDVLREHNRGIVLVRVSGYGQTGPDAGKAGYASVAEATSGLRHMNGFPGGPPPRLALSLGDSLAGMFAAQGALAALYRRTVTGAGQVVDVALTESCLAIQESTIPDYDVGGVVRGPSGTRLEGIAPSNIYRSADGSWVVIAANQDSVFARLCAAMGQPELADDPRFVDHGARGRHQDELDDIIGAWAAGRAPDDIIATLSDAGVIAGPINTVAEVVADPQLQARGMIADHFDDRLGRNVKGPGIMPLLSESPGAIRRAGSARPGQDNAEVFADLLGVAAEELESLRAEGVL; from the coding sequence GTGAGCGCGCCCGGCGCACTCGACGGGATCCGCGTGCTCGAGCTGGGCACGTTGATCTCCGGGCCGTTCGCCGGGCGCCTGCTCGGCGACATGGGTGCCGAGGTGATCAAGATCGAGCTGCCCGGCAAACCGGACCCGCTGCGCACCTGGGGTCAGGCCGAACGGGACGGCCAGCATTTCTTCTGGACCGTACACGCGCGCAACAAGAAGGCCGCCACCTTGGATCTGCGCCACCCGCGCGGGCGCCGGCTGTTCTTGCAGCTGGTCACCGAATCCGACGTGATCGTGGAGAACTTCCGCCCCGGCACCCTGGAACGCTGGGATCTCGGCTACGACGTGCTGCGCGAACACAACCGCGGCATCGTCTTGGTCCGGGTCTCCGGCTACGGGCAGACCGGTCCCGACGCCGGCAAGGCCGGCTACGCCTCGGTCGCCGAGGCCACCAGCGGCTTGCGCCACATGAACGGCTTCCCCGGCGGCCCGCCGCCGCGGCTGGCGCTGTCCCTCGGCGACAGCCTGGCCGGCATGTTCGCCGCCCAGGGGGCGCTGGCGGCGCTGTACCGGCGCACCGTCACCGGCGCGGGCCAGGTGGTCGACGTCGCGCTGACCGAATCCTGCCTGGCGATCCAGGAATCCACCATCCCCGACTACGACGTGGGCGGGGTCGTCCGCGGGCCGTCGGGCACGCGACTGGAGGGCATTGCACCGTCGAACATCTACCGGTCCGCGGACGGCAGCTGGGTGGTGATCGCCGCCAACCAGGACAGCGTGTTCGCCCGGCTCTGCGCAGCGATGGGACAGCCGGAGCTGGCCGACGACCCCCGCTTCGTCGACCACGGCGCCCGCGGACGCCACCAAGACGAACTCGACGACATCATCGGCGCCTGGGCGGCCGGGCGCGCCCCGGACGACATCATCGCCACGCTCAGCGACGCCGGGGTGATCGCCGGGCCGATCAACACCGTCGCCGAGGTCGTCGCCGACCCGCAACTGCAGGCCCGCGGCATGATCGCCGACCACTTCGACGACCGCCTCGGGCGTAACGTGAAAGGCCCCGGGATCATGCCGCTGCTCTCCGAATCCCCCGGCGCGATCCGCCGCGCCGGATCGGCTAGGCCCGGCCAGGACAACGCCGAGGTGTTCGCCGACCTGCTGGGTGTGGCCGCCGAGGAACTCGAATCGCTGCGCGCCGAGGGGGTGCTATGA